The Salvia hispanica cultivar TCC Black 2014 unplaced genomic scaffold, UniMelb_Shisp_WGS_1.0 HiC_scaffold_179, whole genome shotgun sequence genome includes a window with the following:
- the LOC125198650 gene encoding uncharacterized protein LOC125198650, whose protein sequence is MDHQILEINLISAQGLKPPPSNLRKMQTYAVTWVNPASKLRTRVDSLGGENPTWNDKFLFRVSDHFLSGDTSAVSVHIFAVGYITDVLIGTIRRPSGRFLGALNIAAAVYYSADYPILDKLSAVSFRALTEKKARLSRGGDSRRSNQSSCGDSCDLSDADSTVSSSSASSPAAASTALREWNSVREMAGKLKGAKSNGGGLLCGLMLARKIPSCPSNLDTWRGKDEGSR, encoded by the exons ATGGATCATCAGATTCTGGAAATCAACCTGATTTCTGCGCAGGGTCTCAAGCCGCCTCCCTCTAACTTACGCAAGATGCAAACCTACGCCGTCACCTGGGTCAACCCGGCCTCCAAGCTCCGCACCCGCGTCGACTCGCTCGGCGGCGAAAACCCTACCTGGAACGACAAGTTCCTCTTCCGCGTCTCCGACCATTTCCTCTCCGGCGACACCTCCGCCGTCTCCGTCCACATCTTCGCCGTCGGCTACATCACCGACGTCCTCATCGGCACC ATCCGCCGCCCCTCCGGCCGATTCCTCGGCGCGCTCAACATCGCCGCCGCGGTCTACTACTCCGCCGATTATCCGATCCTCGACAAGCTCTCCGCCGTCAGCTTCCGCGCGTTGACGGAGAAGAAGGCGCGCCTCAGCCGCGGCGGCGATTCGAGGCGGAGCAATCAGTCCTCCTGCGGAGACTCGTGCGATCTCTCCGATGCCGACTCCACGGTGTCGTCCTCGTCGGCGTCGTCGCCGGCGGCGGCATCCACGGCGCTGAGGGAATGGAACTCAGTCCGGGAAATGGCGGGAAAATTGAAAGGGGCGAAATCGAACGGTGGAGGATTGCTGTGCGGGCTGATGCTGGCGAGGAAGATCCCATCCTGTCCATCGAATCTTGACACGTGGCGGGGTAAAGATGAAGGGAGCCGGTGA